From Riemerella anatipestifer ATCC 11845 = DSM 15868, a single genomic window includes:
- the asnS gene encoding asparagine--tRNA ligase — MEKQTIKDILSNYKTILHHDITIEGWVRAFRSNRFIALNDGSTLNNLQIVVDFEKFDDEIIKNIHTASSLKVTGEVVESQGAGQSVEIIAKKIELLGENLSEELQSTILQPKRHTLEKLREQAHLRFRTNLFGAVFRVRSAVSFAIHQFFNQNQFFYINTPIITGADAEGAGEMFGVSNFDLNKVPKNEDGEVDYTQDFFGKKTNLTVSGQLEAETAAMGLGRVYTFGPTFRAENSNTTRHLAEFWMVEPEVAFNNLEDNIDLAESFLKYVIQYVLDHCKDDLELLDKRFAEEQKQKPEKDRAKEGLIEKLENVVKKRFKRVSYTEAIEILLNSKDNKKGKFQFPVEKWGADLQSEHERYLVEKHFECPVVLFDYPKEIKAFYMRLNEDQKTVAAMDVLFPGIGEIIGGSQREERLEVLKQKMADMNVDEHELWWYLDTRKFGSVPHAGFGLGLERLVLFVTGMTNIRDVIPFPRTPKNAEF, encoded by the coding sequence ATGGAAAAACAAACTATAAAAGATATTTTATCAAACTATAAAACTATTCTTCATCACGACATTACCATAGAAGGTTGGGTAAGAGCATTCCGTTCAAACAGGTTTATTGCTCTTAATGACGGTTCTACGCTTAACAACCTCCAGATCGTAGTAGATTTTGAGAAGTTTGATGATGAGATTATTAAAAATATCCACACCGCTTCATCGCTAAAAGTAACAGGCGAAGTGGTAGAAAGCCAAGGGGCGGGGCAGTCGGTAGAGATTATTGCTAAAAAAATAGAATTACTAGGAGAAAACCTATCCGAAGAATTACAATCTACCATACTTCAGCCTAAAAGACACACTCTAGAAAAGCTAAGAGAACAAGCACACCTTCGTTTCAGAACTAATCTGTTTGGTGCGGTGTTCCGTGTGAGAAGTGCCGTGAGTTTTGCCATTCACCAATTCTTTAACCAAAACCAGTTTTTCTACATCAATACGCCTATCATTACAGGGGCTGATGCCGAAGGTGCTGGAGAAATGTTTGGAGTGAGCAACTTTGACCTTAATAAGGTTCCTAAAAACGAAGACGGAGAGGTAGATTATACACAAGATTTCTTTGGTAAGAAAACGAATCTTACCGTATCTGGACAGCTAGAAGCCGAGACTGCAGCAATGGGGCTTGGGAGAGTCTATACTTTTGGACCTACATTCCGTGCAGAAAACTCTAATACTACAAGACACTTAGCCGAATTCTGGATGGTAGAGCCTGAAGTGGCTTTCAATAATTTAGAAGACAACATAGATTTAGCAGAATCTTTCTTAAAGTATGTTATCCAGTATGTACTAGACCATTGTAAAGATGATTTAGAGCTACTAGACAAACGCTTTGCTGAAGAGCAAAAACAAAAACCTGAAAAGGATAGAGCGAAAGAAGGTCTAATAGAAAAACTAGAAAATGTAGTAAAAAAACGCTTTAAGCGTGTAAGCTATACAGAAGCGATAGAAATACTACTCAATTCTAAAGACAATAAAAAAGGAAAATTCCAGTTCCCTGTGGAAAAATGGGGAGCAGACCTCCAGTCGGAGCACGAGCGTTATCTCGTAGAGAAACATTTTGAATGTCCTGTGGTTTTATTTGATTACCCTAAAGAAATCAAAGCCTTTTATATGCGTCTTAACGAAGACCAAAAAACAGTGGCGGCAATGGACGTGCTTTTCCCTGGTATTGGAGAAATCATTGGAGGTTCACAGAGAGAAGAGCGTCTAGAAGTTCTAAAACAAAAAATGGCAGACATGAATGTAGATGAACACGAATTATGGTGGTATCTAGATACTAGAAAATTCGGTTCTGTACCTCACGCTGGGTTTGGTTTAGGACTAGAAAGATTGGTGCTGTTTGTAACTGGAATGACGAACATTCGTGATGTAATCCCATTCCCTAGAACACCTAAAAACGCTGAATTTTAA
- the rpoN gene encoding RNA polymerase factor sigma-54, with translation MLKQNLQLKLGQKLAPQQIQLMKLIQLHTLDFEEELERELEENPALEKVEEEADYGEEFSELDKLNDEDSDSIETDFDVNEYLFDDEPSYKTASSNYSPDDEEFDQQSVLTEGQTIYDYLIEQIRLRHISGEELAIAEYLIGNLDNDGYIRRELKAIVDDLAFSQGIYTTEERVEEILLNRVQKLDPPGVGARDLQECLLLQIRSKLQTAPNKNTELAEEILKTQFEALTNKHYKKIMQRLDCSEEELKEALDEISNLSPRLGGNFDTQTITINQEIIPDFTIQVKDNKVTPLLNSKNAPQLRVSSEYRDILDTYSHDKESKDHKQAALFIKQKLDAAKWYIDAINQRQNTLMQTISAIVKLQHEYFLTGDDKSLKPMILKDVADITGFDISTISRVVKSKYADTPNGIVLLKDLFSDSLTNEDGEEVSTKEIKTFLQEVVDNENKRKPYTDDALVKILKDKGYNIARRTIAKYRDQLNIPVARLRKEL, from the coding sequence ATGCTAAAGCAAAATTTACAACTCAAACTAGGGCAGAAACTCGCGCCTCAACAAATACAGCTGATGAAACTGATACAGCTGCACACTCTTGATTTTGAAGAAGAGTTAGAAAGAGAGCTAGAGGAAAACCCTGCCTTGGAAAAGGTAGAAGAAGAAGCCGATTATGGAGAAGAATTCTCAGAATTAGACAAACTAAACGATGAGGATTCTGATAGCATAGAAACAGATTTTGATGTAAATGAATACTTGTTTGACGATGAACCGTCTTACAAAACAGCGTCTAGCAACTACTCTCCTGATGATGAAGAGTTTGACCAACAAAGTGTACTCACCGAAGGACAAACCATCTATGACTATCTGATAGAGCAAATCAGACTAAGACACATCTCTGGAGAAGAGTTGGCAATCGCCGAATATCTTATTGGGAACTTAGATAATGATGGATACATTCGTAGAGAGCTTAAAGCTATCGTAGATGATTTAGCTTTCTCGCAAGGAATTTATACCACGGAAGAAAGAGTGGAAGAAATTCTCCTTAACAGAGTACAAAAACTTGACCCTCCAGGAGTAGGTGCTAGAGATTTACAGGAGTGTTTGCTATTACAAATCCGTTCTAAACTGCAAACCGCACCTAACAAAAACACAGAACTCGCAGAGGAAATTCTTAAAACTCAGTTTGAAGCACTTACCAATAAGCATTACAAAAAAATAATGCAAAGGCTAGACTGCTCAGAGGAAGAATTAAAAGAAGCCTTAGACGAAATCAGTAATCTTTCACCTCGTTTGGGTGGTAACTTTGATACACAAACCATTACCATCAACCAAGAGATTATTCCTGATTTCACTATTCAGGTTAAAGATAATAAAGTAACTCCTCTACTCAATAGCAAAAATGCACCACAACTAAGGGTTTCTAGTGAGTATCGTGATATTTTAGACACTTATTCTCACGATAAAGAGTCTAAAGACCACAAACAAGCGGCACTATTCATCAAACAAAAACTAGATGCAGCTAAGTGGTACATAGATGCCATCAACCAAAGGCAAAATACTTTAATGCAAACCATTTCTGCTATTGTAAAACTACAACACGAGTATTTCTTAACGGGTGATGACAAATCCTTAAAACCAATGATTTTAAAAGATGTTGCAGACATTACAGGATTTGATATTTCTACCATTTCTAGAGTAGTCAAGAGTAAATATGCAGATACGCCAAACGGCATTGTACTACTTAAAGATTTGTTCTCTGACAGCCTAACCAACGAAGATGGTGAGGAAGTTTCTACCAAAGAAATTAAAACGTTCTTACAAGAAGTAGTAGATAACGAGAACAAAAGAAAACCCTATACTGATGATGCTTTAGTTAAAATTCTTAAAGACAAAGGCTACAACATTGCTAGAAGAACCATAGCCAAATACAGAGACCAGCTAAATATCCCTGTAGCAAGATTAAGAAAAGAACTATAA